Sequence from the Fulvivirga ligni genome:
CACCATCTAAAAATACTAAGACTCAGATATTCGAAGCAGAATTAAAAAGATCTGGTGATTTGTTCTTTGTAGAAGTACCCGACCAAATTTTTAATAATCTGGGAGCTCCCGAGAAAGATATCGTTATAAAGTATACCGTTCAGAAACTGAAAGGGGAAGGTACTTTAAGCCGGATTAATGATCAACCATCTCTAATGATTGATGACAGCATCTTGAAAAAAGCTAAAGAAGGAGAAACACTAAACCTATCTGTTTCAAAAAAAGATGAAAGGCCAGCCATACATATACCGATGGAACTACAGCAATTATTAGATGGTGACGCGCCCATTAAAAGTTTTTATGACTCACTATCCTACACCAACAGGAAAGAATATGCTGTCTGGATTTCTTCTGCCAAACGAGAAGAAACCAAACTAAAGCGGATTCAAGAGTGTAAAGTCAGATTAGAGAACAAAGTCA
This genomic interval carries:
- a CDS encoding YdeI/OmpD-associated family protein, which produces MGIDAKLKFKSGPAVILNSPSDFSLERNYDEKVINEYYDNLLVFTQDSKQLKSIITAIDKSLKNDPILWIAYPKKSSKIKTDFSRDNGWESLTAKGLRPVSLISLDSQWSALRFRPVSEVTPSKNTKTQIFEAELKRSGDLFFVEVPDQIFNNLGAPEKDIVIKYTVQKLKGEGTLSRINDQPSLMIDDSILKKAKEGETLNLSVSKKDERPAIHIPMELQQLLDGDAPIKSFYDSLSYTNRKEYAVWISSAKREETKLKRIQECKVRLENKVKNPSEKY